Proteins encoded in a region of the Rhizobium sp. CC-YZS058 genome:
- a CDS encoding AMP-binding protein yields MLPDRPTYDALIRDFRWEIPARFNIGAAVSDVWASRDPDRICLQHFDPTGEHRALTYQAFAQASSRFAAGLAARGIASGDRVAILLPQGFEAAIAHAGIYKRGAIALPLALLFGVEALEFRLRDAGVAAIVTNGFGYEKISALRARLPELRLVVLVDQDGGKDPGTEPFAALTEGAGEGFRPAETGPDDPALMIYTSGTTGPPKGALHGHRVLLGHLPGFQFHHGGLPQPGDRMWTPADWAWAGGLLNALLPSLYFGVPVVSSPAQKFDPEMAFRIIETMQVRNAFIPPTALRLMATVDNPKARFRFALRSVGAAGEALGRETHEQASAALGVPINEFYGQTECNIVLSSGSAWGVLKPGSMGKAAPGHQVAIIDADGRPLAPGEPGQVAVRRPDPVMFLGYWKQDAATQAKFIGDWMTTGDQGVMDEEGYVTFFGRDDDVITSSGYRIGPSEVEDCLVGHPAVAMAAVVGKPDRLRTEIVKAYVVLAPGFEPGEALSQTLAAHVKARLSMHEYPREIAFVETLPLTTSGKIIRRLLRDQARAEAERAESAAPAGPV; encoded by the coding sequence ATGCTGCCCGACCGACCGACCTATGACGCGCTGATCCGGGACTTCCGTTGGGAGATCCCCGCGCGCTTCAACATCGGCGCGGCAGTCAGCGATGTCTGGGCCAGTCGCGATCCGGATCGGATCTGTCTTCAGCACTTCGATCCCACGGGCGAGCACCGCGCGCTCACCTATCAGGCGTTTGCTCAAGCCTCCTCCCGCTTCGCCGCAGGCCTTGCGGCGCGCGGCATCGCGTCGGGCGACCGGGTGGCCATCCTTCTGCCGCAGGGTTTCGAGGCGGCGATCGCCCATGCCGGCATCTACAAGCGCGGTGCGATCGCCCTGCCGCTGGCGCTGCTCTTCGGGGTCGAGGCGCTCGAGTTCCGACTGCGCGATGCCGGCGTGGCCGCAATCGTGACCAATGGCTTTGGCTATGAAAAGATTTCCGCCCTGCGCGCCCGTCTGCCGGAACTGCGACTGGTGGTCCTTGTCGATCAGGACGGCGGCAAGGATCCCGGCACGGAACCTTTCGCCGCCCTGACGGAGGGTGCGGGGGAGGGGTTCCGCCCAGCGGAAACCGGCCCGGACGATCCGGCGCTGATGATCTACACATCCGGCACCACGGGCCCGCCGAAAGGCGCTCTCCATGGTCACCGCGTGCTGCTTGGCCATCTGCCGGGGTTCCAGTTCCACCATGGCGGCCTGCCCCAGCCGGGCGACCGCATGTGGACGCCGGCCGACTGGGCCTGGGCCGGCGGCTTGCTGAACGCGCTGCTGCCCTCGCTCTATTTCGGCGTCCCGGTGGTCTCCTCGCCAGCGCAGAAGTTTGATCCGGAGATGGCCTTCCGCATCATCGAGACCATGCAGGTGCGCAATGCCTTCATTCCACCGACTGCGCTGCGGCTGATGGCAACGGTGGACAACCCGAAGGCCCGTTTCCGATTCGCGCTGCGCAGCGTCGGCGCCGCGGGCGAGGCGCTGGGGCGCGAGACCCACGAGCAGGCCAGCGCCGCACTGGGCGTGCCGATCAACGAGTTCTACGGCCAGACCGAGTGCAACATCGTGCTGTCCTCCGGCTCGGCCTGGGGCGTGCTGAAACCGGGCTCCATGGGCAAGGCGGCGCCTGGCCATCAGGTGGCGATCATCGACGCCGACGGGCGGCCGCTTGCCCCGGGCGAGCCGGGGCAGGTCGCCGTGCGCCGCCCGGACCCGGTGATGTTCCTCGGCTACTGGAAGCAGGACGCGGCGACGCAGGCGAAGTTCATCGGAGACTGGATGACGACTGGGGACCAGGGGGTCATGGACGAGGAGGGTTATGTGACCTTCTTCGGCCGCGACGACGATGTCATCACCTCCTCCGGCTACCGGATCGGGCCGAGCGAGGTGGAGGATTGCCTCGTCGGCCATCCCGCCGTGGCCATGGCGGCCGTGGTCGGCAAGCCGGACCGGCTGCGCACCGAAATCGTGAAAGCCTATGTCGTGCTCGCGCCGGGCTTCGAGCCGGGGGAGGCACTGTCGCAGACGCTGGCAGCCCATGTGAAGGCGCGGCTTTCCATGCATGAATATCCGCGCGAGATCGCCTTCGTCGAAACCCTGCCCCTGACCACCTCCGGCAAGATCATCCGCCGGCTTCTGCGCGACCAGGCACGCGCGGAGGCGGAACGCGCTGAGTCCGCCGCGCCAGCCGGTCCCGTCTAA
- a CDS encoding GNAT family N-acetyltransferase has protein sequence MPSGPLPRFSEHRDAEAILPVGRPGRELCLYPARAGYDLQQELDFLSNRVLEPNIFFSGRFLAPAMPRLEDRVVRLALVRDLSQSRSRIRFLMPFSIERPGFSIGAPILRAWANPFGPLGTPLLDMEDAAETLDNLFEALGQPDNGLPGVLVLPDLRLNGPFAQLARAVAIGRNLPITVADTYRRPMLDSRLEGEAYLAGTISAGHRREVRRQWKGLSAYGEVAYRVARSPEDIRLRMEEFLTLEALGWKGKQRTALVMDRLRAAFAREAITNLAESDAVRIHTIDLDGVAIASMIVFLMGGEAYTWKTTYDEAYARFSPGKLLMSALTGWHLDDPNITRTDSCTQDDHPIMSRFWKEREKMGTLVIGLQANRDRDMRQAAAQLHLYRNTRNMAKMLRDKIRAFALR, from the coding sequence ATGCCGAGCGGTCCGCTGCCGCGTTTTTCCGAACATCGCGATGCCGAGGCGATCCTCCCCGTCGGGCGGCCGGGGCGGGAGCTTTGCCTCTACCCCGCCCGCGCCGGCTACGACCTGCAGCAGGAACTCGATTTCCTTTCCAACCGGGTGCTGGAGCCGAACATCTTCTTCTCCGGCCGGTTCCTGGCGCCCGCCATGCCCCGGCTCGAGGACCGCGTCGTGCGGCTGGCACTGGTGCGCGACCTCAGCCAGAGCCGCAGCCGCATCCGCTTCCTCATGCCTTTCTCCATCGAACGACCGGGCTTTTCGATCGGCGCGCCGATCCTGCGGGCCTGGGCGAACCCGTTCGGACCGCTCGGCACGCCGCTGCTCGACATGGAAGACGCCGCCGAAACGCTCGACAATCTGTTCGAGGCGCTGGGGCAGCCGGATAACGGACTGCCGGGCGTGCTGGTGCTGCCCGATCTTCGGCTGAACGGCCCCTTCGCGCAGCTGGCCCGGGCGGTCGCGATCGGCCGCAACCTGCCGATCACGGTCGCCGATACCTACCGCCGCCCGATGCTGGACAGCCGGCTCGAAGGCGAGGCCTATCTTGCCGGGACGATCAGCGCCGGGCACCGGCGCGAGGTGCGGCGGCAGTGGAAAGGCCTGTCCGCCTATGGCGAGGTTGCCTACCGCGTTGCCCGCAGCCCGGAAGACATTCGCCTGCGGATGGAAGAGTTCCTGACGCTGGAGGCGCTCGGCTGGAAGGGCAAGCAGCGCACGGCGCTCGTCATGGACCGGCTGCGCGCCGCCTTCGCCCGCGAGGCGATCACCAACCTTGCCGAATCCGACGCCGTGCGCATCCACACGATCGACCTTGATGGCGTGGCGATCGCCTCGATGATCGTCTTCCTGATGGGCGGCGAGGCCTATACCTGGAAAACCACCTATGACGAGGCCTATGCCCGCTTCTCGCCCGGCAAGCTCTTGATGAGCGCTTTGACCGGCTGGCATCTGGACGATCCCAATATCACCCGGACCGACTCCTGCACCCAGGACGACCACCCGATCATGAGCCGCTTCTGGAAGGAGCGGGAGAAGATGGGGACGCTGGTGATCGGCCTGCAGGCCAACCGCGACCGCGATATGCGCCAGGCTGCCGCCCAGCTGCATCTCTATCGCAACACCCGCAACATGGCGAAGATGCTGCGCGACAAGATCCGCGCCTTCGCCCTGCGTTAG
- a CDS encoding lipopolysaccharide biosynthesis protein, with translation MAACQTAGRALPPGLRDRILPLMHRLEPLLTSSDAKYLAQRMALVAFSIRIVSAAIAFASQIVLARLMGEFDYGIYAFVWVLAVLFGNLSCLGFHTAIIRFLPQYSARDAHAEIRGLTLTVRVFAMLSASALAGLGLLGLVFFGRMIEGYYLVPLILGLICLPMIALGDVMDGTSRAHSWAVSALSPTYIIRPLLILGAMVGAVALGFPPSAETAMVACILATYCTSLGQFLALSYRLGRRYAAGPRRIEFGSWFRVALPIFLIEGFNFLLTNSDVVVVGLYLEPDKVAIYFAAAKTIALVHFVLFSVKAAAGPRFSAAMAGSDGRELAIIAVESARWSFWPSLAVGGSVLLVGSFLLSLFGPAFTQGYPLMAILLAGILAKAFVGPAETLLTMAGHQSLCVKLYAGALVINLALNALLIPLFGLPGAATATAGAMVAEALLLHLAVRRTFGIVLHAFAAPRPFTIRSPAASSSGAGGAPRPAAETAP, from the coding sequence ATGGCGGCGTGTCAGACGGCGGGGCGTGCCCTGCCGCCGGGTTTGAGAGACCGGATCCTGCCGTTGATGCACCGGCTCGAACCGCTGCTCACGAGCTCTGACGCTAAATATCTCGCACAGCGCATGGCGCTGGTCGCCTTTTCCATCCGCATCGTCAGCGCCGCCATCGCCTTCGCGTCCCAGATCGTCCTTGCCCGGCTGATGGGCGAGTTCGACTATGGAATCTATGCCTTCGTCTGGGTGCTGGCGGTGCTGTTCGGCAATCTCTCCTGCCTTGGTTTCCATACCGCGATCATCCGCTTCCTTCCCCAATACAGTGCGCGGGACGCGCACGCCGAAATCCGGGGCCTGACGCTGACGGTACGGGTTTTTGCCATGCTTTCGGCCAGCGCGCTGGCCGGCCTCGGCCTCCTCGGCCTCGTCTTCTTCGGCCGGATGATCGAGGGCTACTACCTCGTCCCGCTTATTCTTGGCCTGATCTGCCTGCCGATGATCGCGCTCGGGGATGTGATGGACGGCACGTCGCGGGCCCATAGCTGGGCTGTCTCGGCGCTCAGCCCCACCTACATCATCCGCCCGCTGCTGATCCTCGGCGCCATGGTCGGCGCCGTCGCGCTCGGCTTTCCCCCGAGCGCGGAAACGGCGATGGTCGCCTGCATCCTCGCCACCTACTGCACGAGCCTCGGCCAGTTCCTAGCCCTGTCCTACCGGCTCGGCCGGCGCTATGCGGCGGGCCCGCGGCGGATCGAGTTCGGCAGCTGGTTTCGCGTCGCCCTGCCGATTTTCCTGATCGAGGGATTCAATTTCCTGCTGACCAATTCCGACGTGGTGGTGGTGGGTCTCTATCTCGAGCCCGACAAGGTCGCGATCTATTTTGCGGCGGCCAAGACCATCGCGCTCGTTCACTTCGTGCTGTTCTCGGTCAAGGCGGCGGCCGGACCGCGCTTCTCGGCGGCCATGGCGGGCAGCGACGGCAGAGAACTCGCCATCATCGCGGTCGAAAGCGCGCGCTGGTCGTTCTGGCCATCGCTGGCCGTCGGCGGCAGCGTGCTGCTTGTCGGCAGTTTCCTCCTTTCCCTGTTCGGCCCCGCCTTCACGCAGGGCTACCCGCTGATGGCGATCCTGCTCGCCGGCATCCTGGCCAAGGCCTTCGTCGGACCGGCCGAGACCCTGCTGACGATGGCCGGTCATCAGTCGCTCTGCGTCAAACTCTATGCCGGCGCGCTGGTCATCAATCTGGCGCTCAATGCGCTGCTCATCCCGCTGTTCGGCCTGCCGGGCGCGGCGACGGCAACGGCGGGCGCCATGGTGGCGGAAGCGCTTCTTCTTCACCTGGCCGTTCGCCGCACCTTCGGGATCGTGCTGCACGCCTTTGCCGCGCCCCGTCCTTTCACGATCCGCAGCCCTGCCGCTTCGTCGTCTGGAGCCGGCGGTGCGCCACGACCAGCAGCGGAGACTGCGCCATGA
- the secA gene encoding preprotein translocase subunit SecA: MVSLGGFARKLFGSSNDRRVKGYRSRVEAIAALEPEISALSDEALAHKTVEFRAQLAAGKTLDDLLVPAFAVVREAARRTLGLRPFDVQLIGGMILHERAIAEMKTGEGKTLVATLPVYLNALAGKGVHVVTVNDYLARRDSATMNRIYSFLGMTTGVIVHGLSDDERRQAYACDITYATNNELGFDYLRDNMKYERGQMVQRGHFFAIVDEVDSILVDEARTPLIISGPLDDRSELYQTIDTFIPRLDAEDYEIDEKQRSANFSEVGTEKLENLLRDAGLLKGESLYDVENVAIVHHVNNALKAHKLFQRDKDYIVRNDEIVIIDEFTGRMMPGRRYSEGQHQALEAKEKVTIQPENQTLASITFQNYFRMYAKLGGMTGTASTEAEEFGNIYGLEVVEVPTNLPIRRIDDHDEVYRTVEEKFKAIVEEIRQARDRNQPVLVGTTSIEKSEMLAALLKREGFTNFQVLNARYHEQEAYIVSQAGVPGAVTIATNMAGRGTDIQLGGNVDMRLEAELADLEPGPEREAREAAIRAEIAALKEQALAAGGLYVLATERHESRRIDNQLRGRSGRQGDPGRSKFYLSLQDDLMRIFGSDRMDSMLQKLGLKEGEAIVHPWINKALERAQKKVEARNFDTRKNLLKYDDVLNDQRKVIFEQRIEMMDAADVSETVADMRHEVIEDIVARRIPEKAYAEQWDVEGLTADVNEQLNLDLPIAAWAAEEGIDENDIRERITAAADQAAADRAERFGPEIMRYVERSVVLQTLDHLWREHIVNLDHLRSVIHFRGYAQRDPLQEYKGEAFELFQALLGNLRQAVTAQLMRVELVREAAQSPQPVPPEMAAHHVDATTGEDEFGGSGAPSRDPADPATWGFVSRNEPCPCGSGKKYKHCHGAFETTEV, from the coding sequence ATGGTCAGTCTCGGCGGTTTCGCCCGCAAGCTTTTCGGCTCTTCCAACGATCGCCGCGTCAAGGGATATCGAAGCCGGGTCGAGGCGATCGCCGCGCTCGAACCGGAAATTTCCGCACTCAGCGACGAGGCGCTCGCCCACAAGACGGTGGAGTTCCGCGCGCAGCTTGCAGCCGGCAAGACGCTGGACGACCTGCTGGTGCCGGCCTTCGCCGTGGTGCGCGAGGCTGCACGCCGAACGCTTGGCCTGCGCCCCTTCGACGTGCAGCTGATCGGCGGGATGATCCTGCATGAGCGCGCCATCGCCGAAATGAAGACGGGCGAAGGCAAGACGCTGGTGGCCACGCTCCCCGTCTATCTGAATGCGCTCGCCGGCAAGGGCGTGCATGTCGTCACCGTCAACGACTATCTGGCGCGGCGCGACTCCGCGACGATGAACCGCATCTATTCCTTCCTCGGCATGACGACCGGCGTCATCGTCCATGGCTTGAGCGACGACGAGCGCCGCCAGGCCTATGCCTGCGACATCACCTACGCCACCAACAACGAACTCGGCTTCGACTATCTGCGCGACAACATGAAGTATGAGCGCGGACAGATGGTCCAGCGCGGCCACTTCTTCGCCATCGTCGACGAGGTGGACTCGATCCTGGTCGACGAGGCGCGCACGCCGCTGATCATTTCCGGCCCGCTCGACGACCGGTCGGAGCTCTACCAGACGATCGACACCTTCATCCCGCGTCTGGACGCCGAAGATTACGAGATCGACGAAAAGCAGCGCTCGGCCAATTTCTCCGAAGTGGGCACCGAGAAGCTCGAAAACCTGCTGCGCGATGCCGGCCTGCTGAAGGGCGAGTCGCTCTACGACGTCGAGAACGTGGCGATCGTCCACCATGTCAACAATGCGCTGAAGGCCCACAAGCTCTTCCAGCGCGACAAGGACTACATCGTCCGCAACGACGAGATCGTCATCATCGATGAGTTCACCGGCCGCATGATGCCGGGCCGCCGCTATTCGGAAGGCCAGCACCAGGCGCTCGAAGCAAAGGAAAAGGTGACCATCCAGCCCGAAAACCAGACGCTGGCCTCGATCACCTTCCAGAATTATTTCCGCATGTATGCCAAGCTCGGCGGCATGACCGGCACGGCCTCGACCGAAGCGGAAGAGTTCGGCAATATCTATGGCCTCGAAGTCGTGGAAGTGCCGACCAACCTGCCGATCCGGCGTATCGACGACCATGACGAGGTCTACCGGACAGTCGAGGAGAAGTTCAAGGCGATCGTCGAGGAGATCCGCCAGGCGCGCGACCGCAACCAGCCGGTGCTGGTGGGCACGACCTCGATCGAAAAGTCCGAAATGCTGGCCGCGCTGTTGAAGCGCGAAGGCTTTACCAACTTCCAGGTTCTCAATGCCCGCTACCACGAGCAGGAAGCCTATATCGTCTCGCAGGCCGGCGTTCCGGGTGCCGTGACGATTGCCACCAACATGGCCGGCCGCGGCACCGACATCCAGCTCGGCGGCAATGTCGACATGCGGCTCGAGGCGGAGCTCGCCGATCTGGAACCGGGTCCCGAGCGGGAGGCCCGCGAAGCAGCCATTCGTGCCGAGATCGCCGCGCTGAAGGAACAGGCGCTCGCCGCCGGCGGGCTCTATGTTCTGGCCACCGAACGCCATGAGAGCCGGCGTATCGACAACCAGCTGCGCGGCCGCTCCGGCCGCCAGGGCGACCCCGGCCGCTCCAAGTTCTACCTGTCGCTCCAGGACGACCTGATGCGGATCTTCGGTTCGGACCGCATGGATTCGATGCTGCAGAAGCTGGGTCTGAAGGAGGGCGAGGCGATCGTCCATCCCTGGATCAACAAGGCGCTGGAGCGCGCGCAGAAGAAGGTCGAAGCCCGCAACTTCGACACGCGCAAGAACCTCCTGAAGTATGACGACGTGCTCAACGATCAGCGCAAGGTGATCTTCGAGCAGCGCATCGAGATGATGGATGCGGCCGATGTTTCCGAGACCGTGGCCGACATGCGCCACGAGGTGATCGAGGACATCGTTGCTCGCCGGATCCCCGAAAAGGCCTATGCCGAGCAGTGGGATGTCGAGGGCCTGACCGCAGACGTCAACGAACAGCTCAATCTCGACCTGCCGATCGCCGCCTGGGCGGCCGAGGAAGGGATCGACGAGAACGACATTCGCGAGCGCATCACCGCGGCTGCCGATCAGGCCGCTGCCGACCGCGCCGAGCGCTTCGGTCCGGAGATCATGCGCTATGTCGAGCGCTCGGTCGTGCTGCAGACGCTCGACCACCTGTGGCGCGAGCATATCGTCAACCTCGACCATCTGCGCTCGGTCATCCACTTCCGCGGCTATGCCCAGCGCGATCCGCTGCAGGAATACAAGGGCGAGGCCTTCGAGCTGTTCCAGGCCCTGCTCGGCAACCTGCGCCAGGCGGTGACGGCCCAGCTGATGCGCGTCGAACTGGTGCGCGAGGCGGCCCAATCGCCGCAGCCGGTTCCGCCGGAAATGGCGGCCCATCATGTGGACGCCACGACGGGCGAGGACGAGTTCGGCGGCTCCGGCGCGCCGAGCCGCGATCCCGCCGATCCGGCAACCTGGGGCTTCGTCTCGCGCAACGAGCCCTGCCCCTGCGGCTCGGGCAAGAAGTACAAGCACTGCCACGGCGCCTTCGAGACGACCGAGGTCTGA
- a CDS encoding peptidylprolyl isomerase, translating to MLKNRLLAAVALTAVMALSGPVLAQDAADPVVAKVGDAEILKSELDLAIGSLDPQLAQLPDEQKRAAALSGLVDVKLLAKDAEKEGLQNDADFKKRLAYLNDRELHNAFFKKHVVEAVTPDEVKARYDKEVAVIKPQEEVKARHILVKTEDEAKAIIKELDGGKDFATLAKEKSTDPNKDDGGDLGYFTKDRMVPEFSEAAFALEKGKYTTTPVKSQFGYHVILLEDKRLQPPPPLEQVEPQVKQLVMRDKYLALLASAKQGSTVEISDPALKKAYDEANKAEAEDGAN from the coding sequence ATGTTGAAGAACAGACTGCTCGCAGCCGTGGCGCTGACCGCAGTGATGGCGCTCTCCGGCCCCGTCCTGGCGCAGGATGCCGCCGATCCGGTCGTCGCGAAGGTGGGCGATGCAGAGATCCTCAAGTCCGAACTCGATCTGGCCATCGGCTCGCTCGATCCGCAGCTGGCCCAGCTGCCGGACGAACAGAAGCGCGCCGCCGCCCTTTCGGGCCTTGTCGACGTGAAGCTGCTTGCCAAGGATGCCGAGAAGGAAGGCCTGCAGAACGACGCCGACTTCAAGAAGCGTCTCGCCTATCTGAACGACCGCGAACTCCACAACGCCTTCTTCAAGAAGCATGTCGTCGAGGCCGTGACGCCGGACGAGGTGAAGGCGCGCTACGACAAGGAAGTCGCAGTGATCAAGCCGCAGGAAGAGGTGAAGGCCCGCCATATCCTGGTCAAGACCGAGGATGAAGCCAAGGCGATCATCAAGGAGCTCGACGGCGGCAAGGATTTCGCCACGCTCGCCAAGGAGAAGTCGACCGATCCGAACAAGGATGACGGCGGCGATCTCGGCTACTTCACCAAGGACCGCATGGTGCCGGAATTCTCCGAAGCCGCCTTCGCGCTCGAAAAGGGCAAGTACACGACGACGCCGGTCAAATCCCAGTTCGGCTATCACGTCATCCTGCTCGAAGATAAGCGCCTGCAGCCGCCGCCGCCGCTCGAACAGGTCGAGCCGCAGGTCAAGCAGCTGGTCATGCGCGACAAGTATCTTGCTCTGCTCGCCTCTGCCAAGCAGGGCTCGACCGTCGAGATCAGCGATCCGGCTCTCAAGAAGGCCTATGACGAGGCCAACAAGGCCGAGGCCGAAGACGGCGCCAACTGA
- the argJ gene encoding bifunctional glutamate N-acetyltransferase/amino-acid acetyltransferase ArgJ, whose protein sequence is MSDTVSPLAPKTFAIIPPLRGVRMATAEAGIKYRNRTDVLMMVFDAPAAVAGVFTRSLCPSAAVDFCRRNLAGGVARAVVVNSGNANAFTGVKGRASTELTAEKAAEAVGCTTGEVFLASTGVIGEPLDATKFSGVLADMTARATEDFWFEAAKAIMTTDTYPKVATRSAEIGGVPVTLNGIAKGAGMIAPDMATMLSFVVTDADIAPAALQVLLSAGVGPSFNSITVDSDTSTSDTLMLFATGAAAADGQARVTDAADPALAGFKAALDALLFDLALQVVRDGEGARKMVAIAVEGAESDAAAKRIGLSIANSPLVKTAVAGEDANWGRVVMAVGKAGERADRDRLAIWFGGIRVAVNGERDPDYSEAAASAVMKEEDIAIKVEIGLGNGTATVYTCDLTKAYVEINGDYRS, encoded by the coding sequence ATGTCCGACACCGTCTCACCGCTCGCTCCGAAGACCTTCGCCATCATTCCGCCGCTGCGCGGCGTGCGCATGGCCACTGCGGAGGCCGGCATCAAGTATCGGAACCGGACGGACGTGCTGATGATGGTGTTCGACGCGCCGGCTGCGGTGGCAGGCGTCTTTACCCGTTCGCTCTGCCCTTCGGCCGCAGTCGACTTCTGCCGCAGGAACCTTGCCGGCGGCGTCGCCCGGGCCGTCGTCGTCAATTCCGGCAATGCCAATGCCTTTACCGGCGTCAAGGGCCGCGCCTCGACCGAACTGACCGCCGAGAAGGCGGCCGAAGCCGTCGGCTGCACGACCGGGGAGGTCTTCCTGGCCTCCACCGGCGTCATCGGCGAACCGCTGGACGCCACCAAGTTTTCCGGCGTGCTCGCAGACATGACGGCGCGGGCGACGGAAGACTTCTGGTTCGAGGCCGCCAAGGCGATCATGACCACCGACACCTATCCGAAGGTCGCCACCCGCAGCGCCGAGATCGGCGGCGTGCCGGTGACGCTGAACGGCATTGCCAAGGGCGCCGGCATGATCGCCCCCGATATGGCGACGATGCTCTCCTTCGTCGTGACCGATGCCGATATCGCGCCCGCTGCGCTGCAGGTGCTTCTGTCCGCGGGCGTCGGCCCGTCCTTCAATTCGATCACCGTCGATAGCGACACCTCCACCTCCGACACGCTGATGCTGTTTGCCACCGGCGCGGCAGCTGCGGACGGACAGGCCCGGGTGACCGACGCCGCCGATCCCGCACTGGCCGGCTTCAAGGCGGCGCTCGATGCGCTGCTCTTCGATCTCGCGCTCCAGGTGGTGCGCGATGGCGAGGGCGCCCGCAAGATGGTGGCCATCGCGGTCGAGGGGGCGGAAAGCGATGCGGCCGCCAAGCGGATCGGCCTGTCGATCGCCAATTCGCCGCTGGTAAAGACTGCGGTCGCCGGCGAGGATGCCAATTGGGGCCGCGTGGTCATGGCTGTCGGCAAGGCCGGCGAACGGGCCGATCGCGACCGGCTGGCCATCTGGTTCGGCGGCATTCGCGTCGCCGTCAATGGCGAGCGGGACCCCGACTATTCGGAGGCCGCCGCCTCCGCGGTGATGAAGGAAGAGGACATCGCCATCAAGGTCGAGATCGGTCTCGGCAACGGAACGGCGACCGTCTACACCTGCGACCTTACCAAGGCCTATGTCGAGATCAATGGCGACTACCGGAGCTGA
- a CDS encoding GNAT family N-acetyltransferase → MPGQAAAPTLPAVRRLEAVGFRAWPAADIHYDGSWLVRLTPGHGSRRLNSVNPLDPFDCGDLEGRLARAGRRFATAGRPLTLRQTPLTPPSLVAYLDGAGWSRFAETIVMTGEIPPHEAGETVEHLPLRDLARFAEARLAISGEPPESASTLLSILEAIKPECGLFLFEERGFGPTAVAMAVHDSDLLGINQVAVHAQRRRAGLGTALLSACLRWGRLKGARQAWLAVEAANAPARALYEGFGFRETYRYVYRQPKDHP, encoded by the coding sequence ATGCCGGGCCAAGCCGCCGCTCCCACGCTGCCGGCCGTCCGGCGGCTCGAGGCCGTAGGGTTCCGCGCCTGGCCGGCGGCGGACATCCACTATGACGGCAGCTGGCTCGTGCGGCTGACGCCCGGTCACGGCTCCCGCCGGCTGAACTCGGTCAACCCGCTCGATCCCTTCGACTGCGGCGATCTTGAGGGCCGGCTCGCCCGCGCCGGTCGCCGGTTTGCCACAGCCGGCCGACCCCTGACGCTGCGCCAGACGCCGCTGACGCCGCCATCCCTGGTCGCTTATCTCGATGGAGCCGGCTGGTCGCGCTTTGCCGAAACCATCGTCATGACGGGGGAGATCCCGCCCCATGAGGCGGGGGAAACGGTCGAGCATCTGCCGCTGCGTGATCTGGCGCGCTTCGCCGAGGCCCGACTGGCTATCAGCGGCGAACCGCCGGAAAGCGCCTCGACGCTCTTGTCGATCCTGGAGGCGATCAAGCCGGAGTGTGGCCTGTTCCTCTTCGAAGAACGCGGCTTCGGGCCGACGGCGGTGGCCATGGCCGTTCATGACAGTGATCTGCTCGGCATCAACCAGGTGGCTGTGCATGCGCAGCGCCGCCGCGCCGGGCTCGGTACCGCGCTGCTGTCCGCCTGCCTGCGCTGGGGACGGCTCAAGGGTGCGCGCCAGGCCTGGCTGGCCGTCGAGGCGGCCAATGCGCCGGCGCGGGCCCTTTACGAAGGCTTCGGCTTCCGCGAAACCTATCGCTATGTCTACCGCCAGCCGAAGGACCACCCATGA
- the mutT gene encoding 8-oxo-dGTP diphosphatase MutT: MSPPREFRILVVAACALIDGDGRVLIAQRPEGKPMAGLWEFPGGKVEAGETPEQTLIRELNEELGITTKVDCLAPLTFASHSYEAFHLLMPLYVCRRYEGIPQGREGQALKWVRATSLRDYPMPPADEPLIPHLIDLL; encoded by the coding sequence ATGAGCCCGCCCCGTGAGTTCCGCATTCTCGTCGTGGCCGCCTGCGCCCTCATCGATGGCGACGGCCGCGTGCTCATCGCGCAGCGGCCGGAAGGCAAGCCGATGGCAGGACTGTGGGAATTTCCGGGCGGCAAGGTCGAGGCCGGCGAAACGCCGGAACAGACGCTGATCCGCGAGCTGAACGAGGAGCTCGGGATCACCACCAAGGTCGATTGCCTGGCGCCGCTGACCTTCGCCAGCCACTCCTACGAGGCCTTCCACCTGCTGATGCCGCTCTATGTCTGCCGGCGCTATGAGGGCATTCCGCAGGGCAGGGAGGGCCAGGCGCTGAAATGGGTCCGTGCGACCAGCCTGCGGGACTATCCCATGCCGCCCGCCGACGAGCCGCTGATCCCCCATCTGATCGACCTTCTCTAG
- a CDS encoding Flp family type IVb pilin, translating into MKAILNRLLKARSGATAVEYGLIGGIMAVVIIVAFGNFTTALTDMFTYITDVLANAWK; encoded by the coding sequence ATGAAGGCTATTCTCAATCGCCTCCTGAAGGCGCGCTCCGGGGCAACTGCCGTGGAGTACGGCCTTATCGGCGGCATCATGGCGGTGGTGATCATCGTCGCCTTCGGCAACTTCACCACCGCGCTCACCGACATGTTCACCTACATCACCGACGTGTTGGCCAACGCCTGGAAGTAA